A genomic region of Tepidisphaeraceae bacterium contains the following coding sequences:
- a CDS encoding transposase, which translates to MSDSSLPVFVGIDVSKATLDVHVRVAGPSRATTDVTFSRPNSAEGIAGLLRRLRPHPIGLVVVESTGGYERRVAVELLTAGVAVAVVNPTRVRRFAQAMGTLAKTDRIDARVLAEFAMRLEPRPSERPSPQQVMLDELLTRRRQLVAMR; encoded by the coding sequence ATGAGCGATTCCTCGTTACCGGTCTTCGTCGGCATCGACGTGTCCAAGGCGACGCTCGACGTCCACGTTCGCGTCGCCGGCCCGTCACGCGCGACGACGGACGTGACCTTTTCCCGTCCCAATTCCGCCGAGGGCATCGCCGGGCTGTTGCGCCGGCTCAGGCCCCACCCGATCGGCTTGGTGGTCGTCGAGTCGACCGGCGGCTACGAGCGCCGGGTCGCCGTCGAACTGCTGACGGCGGGCGTCGCGGTGGCGGTCGTCAACCCGACGCGCGTCCGACGGTTCGCCCAGGCGATGGGCACGCTCGCCAAGACCGACCGCATCGACGCGCGCGTGCTCGCGGAGTTCGCCATGCGCCTGGAGCCGCGGCCCAGCGAGCGGCCCTCGCCGCAACAGGTGATGCTCGACGAGTTGCTGACCCGCCGACGCCAGCTGGTCGCCATGCGG